Proteins encoded together in one Lathyrus oleraceus cultivar Zhongwan6 chromosome 5, CAAS_Psat_ZW6_1.0, whole genome shotgun sequence window:
- the LOC127082421 gene encoding uncharacterized protein LOC127082421, translating to MPYSHILPYSLRGSLVQLRELGPPPAVLPPGYDANAHCEFHSGAPGHSIENCNALKYKVQDLIDSKAITFAPKGPNVNNNLMPPHNNASVNMMEADNGRRLMSCVDELKTPLIEIKNALMKNNTFPICGNDCEHCLINPQQCRTLKSIIQQLMNQGILVVDRPSTKEDVSTLEIPYDEVPPLQIPYDFSQLTLSTNPVTPIVITVPTPFPYVDTKAVPWMYDTSVYIHGQKIQEEPLKSSDPMINIIGTSGITRSGRIFAPTPTPIGTINPSTSNKGKQIDGAQQREDPTPSNEVDEFLRIIKKSDYRVVDQLNQTPSKISMLSLLMCSEAHRDALVKFLRTTHVPQEISVCQFEGVVNNIVTSLSLGFSDEELPAEGRNHNKALHISIECVDTVLSRVLVDIGSSLNVMPKSSFAKLNVEGLVMKPSELIVRVFDGTRRTVIEGEEDIVVSHLTSFRYVEGEGEIREVPFQSFEVINVEMVCPARDESKDAEYPMASLKDALTIIKDGHPQGWGRLLELPANKERTGLGYNSQNLKKPTSIATRGSMLLLSKNFSSVRYLDDNRICAVEEEEEEDDGLIFTKTDGNGATNRPSLKYLK from the exons ATGCCTTATAGCCACATTCTACCATATTCATTGAGGGGATCACTTGTACAACTAAGGGAGTTAGGACCCCCACCAGCGGTTCTTCCTCCCGGTTATGACGCAAATGCCCACTGTGAATTTCATTCTGGCGCTCCTGGGCATTCAATCGAGAATTGTAATGCATTAAAGTACAAGGTTCAAGATCTTATTGATTCTAAGGCAATCACGTTCGCCCCCAAGGGGCCGAATGTAAATAACAACCTGATGCCCCCTCACAACAATGCATCAGTGAATATGATGGAAGCTGACAATGGAAGGAGATTGATGTCCTGTGTGGACGAGTTAAAAACACCACTCATCGAGATCAAGAATGCTTTAATGAAGAATAATACCTTTCCCATCTGCGGTAATGACTGTGAACACTGTCTGATTAACCCGCAACAATGTAGAACATTGAAGTCTATCATACAACAATTAATGAACCAAGGGATCTTGGTGGTAGACCGCCCGTCCACAAAGGAAGATGTGTCTACCCTCGAGATACCATACGACGAAGTCCCTCCTCTGCAAATTCCATATGACTTCTCTCAGTTAACTCTGTCGACAAATCCTGTTACTCCAATCGTAATAACAGTTCCCACACCATTCCCATATGTTGACACCAAGGCAGTCCCATGGATGTATGACACCTCAGTCTACATTCATGGTCAGAAGATTCAAGAAGAACCGTTAAAGTCTAGTGATCCAATGATCAATATCATCGGCACTAGCGGAATCACGAGAAGTGGAAGGATATTTGCACCAACACCCACTCCAATTGGAACTATCAATCCTTCAACTTCGAACAAAGGCAAACAAATTGATGGCGCTCAGCAAAGAGAAGACCCCACACCTTCCAATGAAGTAGACGAGTTCTTACGCATTATCAAGAAGAGCGATTATCGAGTAGTTGATCAGCTTAACCAGACACCCTCaaaaatctcaatgttgtctttatTAATGTGCTCGGAGGCCCATAGGGATGCTTTGGTAAAATTTCTGAGGACAACTCACGTGCCGCAAGAGATATCTGTTTGTCAGTTTGAAGGAGTAGTTAACAATATCGTTACTAGCTTAAGCTTGGGTTtcagtgatgaagagcttcccgccgaggggaggaatcataacaaagctctcCATATTTCTATTGAGTGCGTGGACACAGTCCTATCAAGAGTTTTGGTAGACATTGGGTCTTCCCTCAATGTGATGCCTAAGAGCTCCTTTGCTAAACTAAATGTTGAAGGACTCGTAATGAAGCCGAGTGAGCTTATAGTAAGAGTATTTGATGGGACTAGAAGGACTGTAATCG AGGGTGAGGAGGACATTGTGGTAAGTCACCTCACATCCTTTCGATACGTTGAAGGAGAAGGGGAAATAAGGGAAGTCCCATTCCAATCATTTGAAGTTATCAATGTTGAAATGGTTTGCCCAGCAAGGGACGAATCCAAAGATGCCGAATATCCCATGGCATCTCTTAAAGACGCCCTGACAATCATAAAGGATGGACACCCCCAAGGATGGGGAAGATTGCTTGAACTCCCTGCCAACAAGGAGCGCACCGGTTTGGGATACAACTCCCAGAATTTGAAGAAACCCACATCGATAGCTACAAGGGGATCAATGCTCCTGCTATCCAAAAACTTCTCAAGTGTTCGTTACCTGGATGACAACCGTATTTGTGCcgtggaagaagaagaagaagaagatgatgggTTAATCTTCACAAAGACTGATGGAAATGGTGCCACCAATAGACCGAGTTTGAAATACCTAAAGTGA